A window of the Torulaspora globosa chromosome 6, complete sequence genome harbors these coding sequences:
- the BET1 gene encoding Bet1p (ancestral locus Anc_7.135): protein MSGQGTGPSSPYESNTKIDYSESSLARLESQNEEEMGVMSQKIQALKSLSLKMGDEIRGSNQTLDSLGDTFQRTSTKVKANLSNMLVMAKNSRISIKTWLIIFLIVGMLFFWVWIR from the coding sequence ATGAGTGGCCAAGGGACCGGACCTTCTTCACCTTATGAAAGTAATACTAAAATTGATTACTCGGAAAGCTCGCTGGCGCGTTTAGAGTCTCAaaatgaggaagagatggGGGTCATGAGCCAGAAGATTCAGGCATTAAAATCCTTGTCTTTGAAAATGGGGGATGAGATCAGAGGAAGTAATCAAACGTTGGATTCTTTGGGGGACACTTTCCAAAGaacttcaacaaaagtGAAGGCGAATCTAAGTAATATGCTGGTGATGGCCAAAAACTCCAGGATTAGCATCAAGACATGGCTGATCATATTTCTCATCGTCGGTATGTTATTTTTCTGGGTTTGGATCCGTTGA
- the CFD1 gene encoding iron-sulfur cluster assembly protein CFD1 (ancestral locus Anc_7.136) — protein sequence MEDVVSPAQSLSKIKHIILVLSGKGGVGKSSVTTQTALTLCNMGLKVGVLDVDLTGPSLPRMFGLENRSIMQSREGWLPVSVKVPVSCKGSLSVVSLGFLLDDRGNSVVWRGPKKTAMIKQFITDVAWGELDYLIIDTPPGTSDEHISLAEQLRWCKPDGAIIVTTPQNVAVADVKKEINFCRKVELNILGIVENMSGFICPHCAECTNIFSSGGGKRLADQFSVPYLGNIPIDPRFVEMVENQGASKPSLAELYKDSSLFEIFQLILRKVLDQNHPPRV from the coding sequence ATGGAAGATGTTGTGTCGCCAGCCCAATCACTCAGTAAGATCAAGCACATTATACTTGTCCTCTCGGGCAAAGGTGGTGTGGGTAAGAGCTCGGTAACCACCCAAACAGCGCTAACGCTGTGTAATATGGGTCTCAAAGTTGGCGTTTTGGACGTAGATTTGACCGGACCATCGCTTCCTAGAATGTTTGGGTTAGAAAATAGGTCAATTATGCAGTCTCGGGAAGGCTGGCTGCCTGTTTCTGTCAAAGTGCCAGTGTCGTGTAAAGGGTCCTTAAGTGTCGTATCACTTGGATTTCTGCTCGACGATAGAGGAAATAGCGTTGTTTGGAGGGGCCCGAAAAAGACTGCCATGATCAAACAATTTATAACCGACGTCGCTTGGGGTGAATTGGATTATCTCATAATTGACACACCACCCGGTACTTCAGATGAGCACATTTCTTTAGCAGAGCAGTTAAGGTGGTGCAAACCAGACGGAGCCATTATAGTCACCACACCTCAAAACGTTGCCGTCGCAGAcgtgaagaaggagatcaaTTTTTGCCGAAAGGTTGAACTCAACATCTTGGGTATAGTGGAAAATATGTCAGGGTTTATCTGTCCACATTGTGCAGAATGCACAaatatcttctccagcGGTGGTGGTAAAAGGCTTGCGGATCAATTTTCCGTACCGTATTTAGGCAACATCCCGATAGATCCACGATTCGTTGAGATGGTGGAGAACCAGGGTGCGTCGAAACCTTCGTTGGCTGAGCTCTATaaagattcttctttgttcgagatttttcagctcattCTTCGGAAGGTGCTGGACCAGAATCATCCGCCAAGGGTGTAA
- the VAB2 gene encoding Vab2p (ancestral locus Anc_7.137) — MAASSLRTRRNKHSFSRIEGEEAFDELKRLSSIPNHKQLTLQSIYEALEGEISQVKEDINCVYQAVRNDINLENEQMETVGHQLKKSAKKVNHMYDKVLASRSQNNNSIGASMLQKLSDDVENVASALKGIDNTVDSILTIFSQIDSRIPQKNRLLNGHGFNEQHYPLLFGLMHQKFGDRLVTQQEESGSDKPESIQLTENRTGAASPRSTSPTMSRAQLEPTEIVSDLITKYRISQAAKRTSTKADDSYLPPSLRRITAPSTKTTLETITAELSRNGDPNS, encoded by the coding sequence ATGGCAGCAAGTTCGCTGAGAACTAGGAGGAACAAGCACAGTTTTAGCAGGATTGAAGgtgaagaagcttttgatgagctgaagCGCTTATCATCCATTCCCAATCACAAGCAGCTTACACTACAATCAATCTATGAGGCGCTCGAAGGAGAGATCAGTCAAGTTAAAGAAGACATCAACTGCGTCTATCAGGCAGTCAGAAATGACATCAATCTTGAAAATGAGCAAATGGAAACAGTTGGACATCaactgaagaaatcggCAAAGAAAGTGAATCACATGTATGACAAAGTCCTAGCGAGCAGGTCACAGAATAACAACTCAATTGGCGCCAGCATGTTGCAGAAACTTTCCGATGATGTCGAAAATGTAGCCAGTGCGCTCAAGGGGATCGACAATACCGTAGATAGTATTTTGACTATTTTCTCTCAGATTGACTCAAGGATTCCACAGAAAAATCGACTGCTAAACGGTCACGGTTTCAACGAGCAACACTACCCACTTCTGTTTGGTTTAATGCATCAGAAATTTGGCGATCGACTCGTAACacagcaagaagaatcgGGTTCCGATAAGCCTGAATCTATACAACTGACGGAAAACAGGACAGGTGCGGCCTCACCCAGGTCAACAAGCCCTACCATGAGTCGCGCCCAACTTGAACCCACAGAGATAGTGAGCGATCTAATTACAAAATATAGAATCTCGCAGGCCGCGAAGCGCACATCAACCAAGGCTGATGATAGTTATCTCCCTCCCTCGCTAAGAAGGATCACTGCGCCATCGACCAAAACCACATTAGAAACTATAACAGCGGAGCTGTCTCGGAACGGGGACCCCAATTCTTGA
- the YEA4 gene encoding Yea4p (ancestral locus Anc_7.138) → MWNTVGAIVYIFGGCCSNVLTLESIIDQQTNRVGSLLTFCQFAVASIEGLYNFLDYSSRIPRLRTPKVPLKVYVLMVILYYTSSVTNNSVFQYGISVPLHIVFRCSGTVITMIMGWLLAGKRYSVMQVFSASLMTIGAIITTLFKDREFSKETTIQKMLGNVSSSADSKFLVGISMLFISSIASSTLSICNEWSYRKYGKHWKESLFYTHALALPLFFLDYKELYQEFWSFVSQRPSAITLLGHTFRLSKLNLLAANIITQHICVRGVNLLACYTSAVTLSTVLLARKVISLLLSVHLFGGTFSTTGYVGIIIVLLGTLIYVLNPNDNAVGSKRRTT, encoded by the coding sequence ATGTGGAATACCGTGGGTGCAATTGTGTACATTTTTGGCGGTTGTTGCTCGAACGTCCTGACTCTAGAGAGCATTATTGATCAGCAAACGAATCGCGTGGGTAGCCTACTTACCTTTTGCCAGTTCGCAGTGGCATCAATAGAGGGCTTGTACAACTTCCTCGATTACAGTTCACGAATTCCTCGTTTGAGGACTCCTAAAGTACCTCTAAAAGTATATGTATTGATGGTCATCCTTTACTATACAAGCTCTGTGACAAATAATAGTGTTTTCCAATATGGAATTTCGGTGCCCCTGCATATTGTATTTCGATGTTCTGGAACGGTTATAACCATGATAATGGGCTGGTTGCTAGCTGGTAAGCGCTACTCAGTCATGCAAGTTTTCTCAGCCTCCCTAATGACCATTGGTGCCATCATAACGACGCTTTTTAAAGACAGAGAGTTCTCCAAAGAGACTACAATCCAAAAAATGCTAGGAAATGTCTCATCAAGTGCAGACAGTAAGTTTCTAGTCGGCATTTCAATGCTTTTTATCTCATCCATAGCATCATCAACCCTGTCTATATGCAATGAATGGTCATACCGGAAGTACGGCAAGCATTGGAAGGAGAGTCTGTTTTATACACATGCATTAGCGTTGCCATTATTTTTCCTAGATTACAAAGAATTGTACCAAGAATTCTGGTCGTTTGTTTCTCAAAGACCCTCGGCTATCACATTGCTTGGACATACATTTCGATTGAGCAAGCTAAATCTGCTTGCCGCTAATATCATAACTCAACACATCTGCGTAAGGGGAGTTAATTTACTTGCCTGCTATACCAGCGCGGTGACACTCTCTACAGTCCTCCTCGCTAGGAAGGTAATCAGCCTATTACTGAGCGTTCATTTGTTTGGTGGTACTTTTTCCACAACTGGTTACGTAGGAATCATTATTGTCCTTTTGGGAACTTTGATTTATGTTTTGAATCCAAATGATAATGCAGTAGGAAGTAAGAGGAGGACTACATAA
- the GIM4 gene encoding tubulin-binding prefolding complex subunit GIM4 (ancestral locus Anc_7.139): protein MEQGSNVFQLKYNEYKQTLEELQSKVIELSHDKDEHDIVLETLSKTDPERICYRMVGGALVQSDVKTTLPILTTKRDKITETVSRFKAELISVAQEFEKWKKDNKIHVVKQ, encoded by the exons ATGGAACAAGGGAGTAATG TTTTTCAACTAAAATACAACGAATACAAGCAAACATTGGAAGAGTTGCAAAGCAAGGTAATTGAGTTGAGCCATGATAAGGATGAGCACGACATCGTGCTGGAAACTCTGAGCAAAACTGATCCTGAGCGCATATGTTATCGCATGGTAGGTGGTGCATTAGTTCAAAGTGATGTCAAAACTACACTACCAATTCTAACCACTAAGAGAGACAAAATCACTGAGACGGTATCCAGGTTTAAAGCTGAACTCATCTCAGTTGCAcaagaatttgagaaatGGAAAAAGGATAACAAGATTCATGTTGTGAAACAATAA